A stretch of the Mycoplasmoides genitalium G37 genome encodes the following:
- the secA gene encoding preprotein translocase subunit SecA, whose product MAIFNFLKLISPKNRILSKANRIASEVESYKNYYRNLTDQQLFEESNKLVDLVTKQNYTILDVCVAALALIREVVYRETGEFAYRVQIIGAFIVLSGDFAEMMTGEGKTLTIVLAAYVSALEKRGVHVVTVNEYLAQRDANNAMKILKRVGMSVGCNFANLSPQLKQAAFNCDVTYTTNSELGFDYLRDNMVHSYQDKKIRELHFAIVDEGDSVLIDEARTPLIISGPSKNEFGLYVAVDRFVKSLTEQEFKIDPESRAASLTELGIKKAEQTFKKENLFALENSDLFHKIMNGLTAVKVFEQGKEYIVRDGKVLIVDHFTGRILEGRSYSNGLQQAVQAKEYVEIEPENVIVATITYQSFFRLYNRLAAVSGTALTESEEFLKIYNMVVVPVPTNRPNIRKDRSDSVFGTPQIKWMAVVKEIKKIHETSRPILIGTANIDDSELLHNLLLEANIPHEVLNAKNHSREAEIVTKAGQKNAVTISTNMAGRGTDIRLGEGVAEMGGLYVLGTERNESRRIDNQLRGRAARQGDKGETKFFISLGDSLFKRFAHDKIERAISKLGNETFDSAFFSKMLSRTQKRVEAINFDTRKNLIDYDHVLASQRELIYKQRDKFLLANDLSEMIDKMLEKFVQQFCDQYRNQKNQNLINHIALAEALNLEMNMQNTINPKVFENMTFDVAVDKTRNLVAKKISDKVNVLTKPIALNRFRDIIITSMDKHWTEHLDSVFKLREGVVLRSMEHTSPLNVYIKETDILFKTMLQKIAQDVIVQIANLTTPDEFDHSLMQANALKKLAAIKADEKSNQE is encoded by the coding sequence GTTGAGAGTTATAAAAACTACTACCGTAACTTAACTGATCAACAGTTATTTGAAGAGTCAAATAAACTAGTTGATCTTGTCACTAAGCAAAATTACACCATTCTAGATGTTTGTGTTGCTGCACTTGCTTTAATTAGAGAAGTGGTTTACCGTGAGACTGGTGAATTTGCATATAGGGTGCAGATCATAGGAGCTTTTATTGTTTTAAGTGGTGATTTTGCTGAGATGATGACTGGTGAAGGTAAGACCTTAACCATTGTTTTAGCAGCATACGTTTCTGCACTTGAAAAGCGTGGTGTGCATGTTGTTACTGTTAATGAATATCTAGCTCAAAGGGATGCTAATAATGCAATGAAGATCTTAAAACGGGTTGGGATGAGTGTCGGTTGTAACTTTGCTAATCTCTCCCCTCAGCTAAAACAAGCTGCATTTAATTGCGATGTTACCTACACCACTAACAGTGAACTGGGGTTTGATTATCTTAGAGATAACATGGTCCACAGTTATCAAGATAAGAAGATCAGAGAGTTGCACTTTGCAATAGTTGATGAAGGTGATTCAGTTTTAATTGATGAGGCGCGAACGCCTTTAATTATTTCAGGTCCTAGTAAAAATGAGTTTGGGTTATATGTTGCAGTTGATCGATTTGTTAAATCATTAACTGAACAGGAGTTTAAGATTGACCCTGAATCACGTGCTGCTTCTTTAACTGAACTTGGGATTAAAAAAGCAGAGCAAACATTTAAAAAAGAAAACCTTTTTGCTTTGGAAAACAGTGATCTTTTTCACAAGATCATGAATGGTTTGACTGCTGTGAAAGTTTTTGAACAGGGCAAAGAGTACATTGTTCGTGATGGCAAGGTTTTAATTGTTGATCACTTTACAGGTAGGATATTGGAAGGGAGAAGTTACAGTAATGGCTTACAACAAGCTGTACAAGCCAAAGAATATGTTGAGATAGAACCTGAAAATGTGATAGTAGCTACCATTACCTACCAATCCTTCTTTAGGCTATACAACCGCTTAGCAGCAGTATCAGGTACTGCTTTAACTGAATCAGAGGAGTTTCTCAAGATTTATAACATGGTTGTAGTACCAGTGCCAACTAACCGTCCTAACATCAGAAAAGACCGTTCTGATAGTGTATTTGGTACCCCACAAATTAAGTGAATGGCAGTTGTTAAAGAGATAAAAAAGATCCATGAAACTTCTCGACCTATTCTGATTGGAACTGCTAACATAGATGATTCTGAACTCTTACATAATCTGTTACTAGAAGCTAATATTCCCCATGAGGTTTTAAATGCTAAAAACCATTCAAGAGAAGCGGAGATAGTAACTAAAGCAGGACAGAAGAATGCAGTTACTATTTCAACTAACATGGCTGGAAGAGGAACTGATATCCGTTTAGGTGAAGGGGTTGCTGAAATGGGTGGTCTTTATGTATTGGGAACTGAAAGAAATGAGTCAAGAAGGATTGATAACCAACTAAGAGGGAGAGCTGCTAGACAAGGTGATAAAGGGGAAACTAAGTTCTTTATCTCACTAGGTGATTCATTGTTTAAACGTTTTGCTCATGACAAGATTGAAAGAGCGATTAGCAAATTAGGTAATGAAACATTTGACAGTGCCTTCTTTTCCAAAATGTTAAGTAGAACCCAAAAACGGGTGGAAGCAATTAACTTTGACACTAGAAAAAACCTGATTGATTATGACCATGTTCTTGCAAGTCAAAGGGAATTGATTTACAAACAACGTGATAAGTTTTTATTAGCAAACGATTTAAGTGAAATGATCGACAAAATGCTAGAAAAGTTTGTACAACAGTTTTGTGATCAATATAGAAACCAAAAGAACCAAAACTTAATTAATCACATTGCACTAGCAGAAGCTTTAAATCTTGAGATGAACATGCAAAACACCATTAATCCAAAGGTGTTTGAAAACATGACTTTTGATGTTGCTGTTGATAAAACCCGTAACTTAGTAGCTAAAAAGATTAGTGATAAAGTTAATGTTTTGACCAAACCAATTGCTTTAAACAGGTTTCGTGACATTATCATAACTTCGATGGATAAACATTGAACTGAACACTTGGATAGTGTTTTTAAGTTAAGAGAAGGGGTTGTACTTCGTTCTATGGAACATACGAGTCCTTTAAATGTTTACATTAAAGAAACAGATATCCTTTTTAAAACAATGTTGCAAAAGATTGCTCAAGATGTCATTGTGCAAATTGCTAACCTCACAACTCCAGATGAATTTGATCATAGCTTAATGCAAGCCAATGCTTTAAAGAAACTAGCAGCAATTAAAGCAGATGAAAAATCAAACCAAGAGTAA
- the uvrB gene encoding excinuclease ABC subunit UvrB — protein sequence MKNQTKSNSLFQLSTNYIPTGDQPEAIKKLSEFKTKQQVLLGATGTGKTFTIANVIQNSQLPTVVIAHNKTLAGQLFNELKQLFPKNAVEYFISYFDFYQPEAYLPSKGIYIEKSATVNEAIKRLRVSTLHSLSTRKDVIVVGSVASIYPTSSPSDFVKYCLWFVVGKDYDLKTIKDRLVSLNYVVNKQQLTPGKFRFQGDVLEVFPGYSDAFVIRISFFDTKVEQICQIDPLTNKILNQLFEIKIGPADEYVVNQSDLDIAIKNIKQELQERVNYFNKQNLVERAQRLATITNHDLNDLKAWGFCSGVENYARHLELRMANSTPYSIFDYFKGDWLLVIDESHQTLPQLNGMYNTDLSRKQSLIDYGFRLPSALDNRPLSFAELQQKMQKVIYVSATPRDKEISLSQNNVIEQLVRPTYLVDPIIVVKPKDNQVEDLIEEIINQRQNNTRTFVTVLTIKMAENLTEYLKERKIKVAYIHKDIKALERLLLINDLRRGEYECLVGINLLREGLDVPEVALVCIFDADIPGLPRDERSLIQIIGRAARNEHGRVVMYANHVTEQMQKAIDETKRRRTVQMEYNKLHNKTPKTVVKPLTFVQPIKLKAKSNAEKNAALIKQLTKEMKKAAANQNYELAIEIRDSIFELEKEIGSKIKV from the coding sequence ATGAAAAATCAAACCAAGAGTAATAGTTTATTTCAACTTTCCACTAACTATATACCTACTGGTGATCAACCTGAAGCAATTAAGAAATTATCAGAATTTAAAACTAAGCAGCAGGTTTTATTGGGGGCCACAGGCACAGGTAAAACCTTTACAATTGCTAATGTAATTCAAAACAGCCAACTCCCAACAGTTGTTATTGCTCATAACAAAACCCTAGCAGGTCAACTCTTCAATGAATTAAAGCAACTGTTTCCTAAAAATGCAGTTGAATATTTTATCTCTTACTTTGATTTTTATCAACCTGAAGCTTACTTACCCAGTAAAGGGATCTACATTGAAAAAAGTGCTACAGTCAATGAAGCGATTAAACGCTTAAGAGTCTCAACACTGCATTCACTTTCAACAAGAAAAGATGTTATTGTAGTAGGTTCTGTTGCTAGTATTTATCCCACCTCATCTCCCAGTGATTTTGTTAAGTATTGCTTGTGGTTTGTGGTTGGCAAAGATTATGATTTGAAAACCATTAAAGATAGGTTAGTTAGTCTTAACTATGTTGTTAATAAACAACAATTAACCCCAGGAAAATTTCGCTTTCAGGGTGATGTTTTGGAGGTATTTCCTGGTTACAGTGATGCTTTTGTGATCAGAATCTCCTTTTTTGATACTAAAGTAGAACAAATTTGTCAAATTGACCCACTAACAAATAAGATTTTAAACCAACTCTTTGAGATTAAGATAGGTCCTGCTGATGAATATGTTGTAAACCAATCTGATCTTGATATAGCAATTAAAAATATTAAACAAGAACTTCAGGAACGAGTTAATTATTTCAATAAGCAAAATCTTGTTGAAAGAGCACAACGTTTAGCCACCATTACTAACCATGATCTCAATGATCTGAAGGCTTGGGGATTTTGTAGTGGAGTTGAAAACTATGCTAGACACTTAGAGTTGAGGATGGCTAACTCAACCCCTTACAGTATCTTTGATTATTTTAAGGGGGATTGGTTACTGGTTATTGATGAATCACACCAAACTTTACCGCAACTTAATGGGATGTATAACACTGATCTTTCAAGAAAGCAAAGCTTAATTGATTATGGTTTTCGACTCCCCTCTGCACTTGATAACAGACCGCTCTCATTTGCTGAATTACAACAAAAAATGCAAAAAGTTATTTATGTTTCAGCAACTCCAAGAGATAAAGAGATTAGTTTAAGTCAGAATAATGTCATTGAACAGTTAGTTAGACCAACTTACTTGGTTGATCCTATTATCGTTGTTAAACCAAAAGATAACCAGGTGGAGGATCTCATTGAAGAGATTATCAACCAACGCCAAAACAACACAAGAACATTTGTTACTGTTTTAACTATTAAGATGGCTGAAAACCTCACTGAATACTTAAAGGAACGCAAAATTAAAGTTGCCTATATCCATAAGGACATTAAAGCATTGGAACGTTTATTGTTAATTAATGACCTGAGAAGAGGTGAATATGAGTGTTTAGTTGGGATTAACCTTTTAAGAGAAGGGTTAGATGTCCCTGAAGTTGCTTTAGTTTGTATCTTTGATGCAGATATCCCAGGACTACCTAGGGATGAGAGAAGTTTAATCCAGATTATTGGACGTGCTGCTAGAAATGAACATGGTCGAGTTGTTATGTATGCTAACCATGTTACTGAACAGATGCAAAAAGCCATTGATGAAACCAAAAGAAGAAGAACTGTTCAAATGGAATATAACAAGCTACATAATAAGACACCAAAAACAGTTGTTAAACCCCTTACCTTTGTTCAACCAATCAAATTAAAAGCTAAGAGTAATGCAGAAAAAAATGCTGCATTAATCAAACAATTAACCAAAGAAATGAAGAAAGCAGCAGCTAATCAAAATTATGAACTTGCCATTGAGATTAGAGATTCCATATTTGAATTGGAAAAAGAAATTGGTAGTAAAATTAAAGTATAG
- a CDS encoding DUF5426 family protein has protein sequence MRQFIKLSLLVFVLLFLSELICRFSLRLVNSIKARYKSSVFSYTACLLFLKSFQNFSNAFQKLANWVFWFENDVNELLSIFYFNFDQKSEKVDYNFFNGYKVTAQKVVEKEQLLTCKLSDYYRLFRDKTFWFELINN, from the coding sequence ATGCGACAGTTTATTAAGCTTAGCCTCTTAGTCTTTGTCTTGCTTTTCTTAAGTGAACTTATCTGTAGGTTCTCTTTACGCTTAGTAAATTCTATTAAAGCGAGATATAAATCTTCAGTATTTTCCTACACTGCTTGTTTGCTATTTTTAAAGAGTTTTCAAAACTTTTCTAATGCTTTTCAGAAGTTAGCTAACTGGGTATTTTGATTTGAAAATGATGTTAATGAACTGTTATCTATCTTTTACTTTAACTTTGATCAGAAGAGTGAAAAAGTAGATTACAACTTCTTTAATGGTTATAAAGTTACTGCTCAAAAAGTAGTTGAAAAAGAACAGTTATTAACTTGTAAGTTAAGTGATTACTACCGTTTATTTAGAGATAAAACCTTTTGATTTGAACTTATCAACAACTAA
- a CDS encoding P116 family lipid acquisition surface protein, whose translation MKLSTITTICLSISGAFGTTAIALPTTVALLKNHQQQNTEKQQNPIKDIRFGLNNVQVPNTIPLHQTVVEVTNNKAIVDYKDAPQKFFLAKSALNNKLQVEFDKFLLRTGVINALNADLKEWIDQTLFIPNQSFFDLSANKLNLTLSNQSEVSLDLEFIFTNFSDKNQPLKLPFDGSVVVNANESYTYSVKATLQKLKVLTYSRADHSVGISYAIPTVSLNGKTQNDFSFNPFKSNINFAFKNVYNALNPFEAQQYLVGQGKFLNQKVNADDVKNDINNHIETQFNVAKITATLLGKAFKQFGEHKNGQPLSLLKVLSGLNNEFKQLFNYVRPGLGDFVSDLIQSSSQSSNKKTVYQLLFENKTTIIHLLQDLNISELNSVLPVVDILFEGINSAESLYQRIQSFKDLIVPALKADKQLKSLEAIILAVLDNPNTYVFDLVYQNKSILFNLLSDFLKNTANTLPFLQEQFDIVNHLFANEAIFDLFSNADFVEKIADLFLAKQKVQEVNNDGTKSTKIVDSILVATLKGLVGDQLSSITELLNIYIFENEFLNRNDSNSSVKKQQTDSLKNLFSVIGDILSETNVNKITLHAVKNNELLSLVETASTLKIKHLNVQYKVLVDKFELKNSFIKELLNFFPDTKDITPTIKKVLFESENYKTLRKKYENEGFPGYHWAKFIVPGTFNSAENTFYSAIDKTKSIRDLFADMLFGKSLESVNDSDSFIKINGSFTLKYHGDNLNLLPNYHSLITKNVGYQIVNVNFHIDARLLTAELQNTVFSNPKPVIKSPVELSKSLFEVWKTIFENSVNQILKKEYTFKDNLKFFPFKADGSSRLEFDLSKPDQRVIPFAFVDGYQFQLKKELIPNKETKKEANSSPVLKLYDAVKRNDRQYRPNHHHDDLRNYPSLKSQLELILNLGDKLKANNDFIDDTVVNALQYKTSFKSTLKVNSLGIPINLFFFTLWLKFNLEIPIDGSLTLTSVNVVFPYSLYDTSSNEFTRIVDRLNFTDTNFYLKDAFPNFWFVGF comes from the coding sequence ATGAAATTAAGTACAATAACTACTATCTGCTTGTCAATATCTGGTGCTTTTGGTACTACTGCAATTGCTTTACCAACTACAGTAGCATTGTTAAAAAACCACCAACAGCAAAACACTGAAAAACAACAAAACCCGATTAAAGATATCCGCTTTGGTTTAAACAATGTACAGGTTCCAAATACCATTCCGTTACACCAAACTGTGGTTGAAGTGACCAACAACAAAGCAATTGTTGATTACAAAGATGCACCCCAAAAATTCTTTTTAGCTAAAAGTGCGTTAAATAATAAACTCCAAGTTGAGTTTGATAAGTTCTTGTTAAGAACAGGAGTGATTAATGCTTTAAATGCAGATTTGAAAGAATGGATAGACCAAACATTATTTATCCCCAATCAAAGTTTTTTTGATCTTAGTGCTAATAAACTCAATTTAACTTTGTCAAATCAAAGCGAAGTGAGTTTAGATCTTGAGTTTATTTTTACTAACTTTAGTGATAAAAATCAACCATTAAAACTCCCCTTTGATGGTAGTGTGGTGGTTAATGCTAACGAGTCATACACCTATTCAGTTAAAGCAACACTACAGAAACTAAAAGTATTGACTTATTCAAGAGCAGATCATTCTGTAGGGATTAGTTATGCAATACCAACAGTGAGTTTAAATGGCAAAACTCAAAATGACTTTAGTTTTAACCCCTTTAAAAGTAATATTAACTTTGCTTTCAAAAATGTCTACAATGCTTTAAATCCGTTTGAAGCACAACAATACCTGGTTGGCCAAGGTAAGTTTTTAAACCAAAAAGTTAATGCTGATGATGTTAAAAATGACATTAATAATCACATTGAAACCCAGTTTAATGTTGCTAAAATCACAGCAACTCTTTTAGGAAAAGCTTTTAAGCAGTTTGGTGAACATAAAAATGGTCAACCACTTTCACTTTTAAAAGTACTAAGTGGATTAAACAATGAGTTTAAACAACTCTTTAATTATGTCAGACCTGGTTTAGGTGATTTTGTTAGTGATTTAATCCAAAGCTCCAGTCAATCAAGTAATAAAAAAACTGTTTACCAGCTATTATTTGAAAACAAGACAACAATTATCCACTTGTTGCAAGATCTTAATATTAGTGAACTGAACTCTGTTTTACCAGTTGTTGATATTTTGTTTGAAGGGATTAACAGTGCAGAATCACTATACCAAAGGATCCAATCATTTAAGGATTTAATTGTTCCTGCTTTAAAAGCTGATAAGCAACTTAAGAGCTTAGAAGCGATTATTTTAGCAGTTTTAGACAATCCTAATACCTATGTTTTTGATCTTGTTTACCAAAACAAATCGATTCTGTTTAATTTGTTAAGTGATTTTCTTAAAAACACCGCAAACACTTTACCATTTCTTCAAGAACAGTTTGATATTGTTAACCACTTATTTGCCAATGAAGCGATCTTTGATCTGTTTTCCAATGCTGACTTTGTTGAGAAGATTGCTGATCTTTTTTTAGCAAAACAAAAGGTACAAGAAGTTAATAATGATGGAACTAAATCAACAAAAATTGTTGATTCGATTTTAGTTGCTACCCTTAAGGGTTTAGTTGGTGATCAGCTCAGTTCAATCACTGAACTGTTAAACATCTATATCTTTGAAAATGAATTTTTAAACAGAAATGATAGTAATAGTTCAGTTAAAAAACAACAAACTGATAGTCTAAAAAATCTGTTTAGCGTAATTGGTGATATTTTAAGTGAGACCAATGTTAACAAGATCACTTTACACGCAGTTAAAAATAATGAACTTCTTTCGTTAGTTGAAACAGCTTCAACACTAAAAATTAAACATCTTAATGTTCAATACAAAGTTTTAGTTGATAAGTTTGAATTGAAAAACAGTTTCATTAAGGAACTATTAAATTTTTTCCCAGATACTAAAGATATCACCCCAACTATTAAAAAGGTACTGTTTGAAAGTGAAAATTATAAAACACTCCGTAAGAAGTATGAAAATGAAGGGTTCCCAGGTTATCACTGGGCTAAGTTCATTGTCCCAGGTACCTTCAATTCTGCTGAAAACACTTTCTATTCTGCTATTGATAAAACTAAATCAATTCGCGATCTGTTTGCTGACATGTTATTTGGTAAGAGTTTAGAGAGTGTTAATGACAGTGATAGTTTTATCAAAATTAATGGTTCATTTACATTAAAGTACCACGGTGATAACTTAAATTTACTCCCTAACTACCACTCATTAATCACTAAGAATGTTGGTTATCAAATAGTTAATGTTAATTTTCATATTGATGCAAGATTGCTAACTGCAGAACTACAAAACACGGTATTTTCAAATCCAAAACCAGTTATTAAATCACCTGTTGAACTCTCCAAATCCTTATTTGAAGTTTGAAAGACTATCTTTGAAAACTCAGTTAACCAAATCTTAAAAAAAGAATATACTTTCAAAGATAATCTAAAGTTCTTTCCTTTTAAAGCTGATGGCTCCTCGCGCTTAGAATTTGATCTATCAAAACCTGATCAACGTGTTATTCCTTTTGCTTTTGTTGATGGTTATCAATTCCAACTAAAAAAAGAGTTAATTCCTAACAAAGAAACAAAAAAAGAAGCTAATTCTTCACCAGTTTTAAAGCTTTATGATGCAGTTAAAAGAAACGATAGACAATATCGTCCTAATCACCACCATGATGATCTGAGAAACTATCCTAGCCTTAAATCTCAACTAGAACTTATATTAAACCTTGGTGATAAGCTTAAAGCTAATAATGATTTTATAGATGACACTGTTGTTAATGCTTTGCAATATAAAACTAGTTTTAAATCTACTCTAAAAGTTAACAGTTTAGGAATTCCTATTAACCTTTTCTTTTTCACATTGTGACTTAAATTTAACTTAGAAATTCCAATTGACGGTTCATTAACATTAACATCCGTTAATGTTGTTTTCCCATACAGTTTGTATGATACTAGTTCAAATGAATTTACAAGGATAGTCGATCGCTTAAATTTCACTGATACCAACTTCTATCTAAAAGATGCATTTCCTAATTTCTGGTTTGTTGGTTTCTAG
- a CDS encoding MPN214 family protein, whose translation MVLNQNKNSNKAEYGGIVVSVFYLILFFLILNITIYFHKSTNFTVVVKNSVLTSFFVNLLLVCLQGIFRLKTCDGMRYEISKFNRYLKLGSVYAKPLVSFNQYQDQSATYRQKTSGFWWMNLIVYLVGSLVSGLVSLL comes from the coding sequence ATGGTTTTAAATCAAAACAAAAACAGTAATAAAGCTGAGTATGGTGGGATAGTTGTTAGCGTATTTTATCTAATCCTTTTCTTTTTGATCTTAAACATTACTATTTATTTTCACAAGTCAACCAATTTTACAGTGGTTGTTAAAAATTCAGTACTAACTAGCTTTTTTGTTAACTTATTACTTGTTTGTTTACAGGGGATATTCCGTTTAAAAACTTGTGATGGAATGCGGTATGAAATTAGTAAGTTTAACAGATATCTTAAGTTAGGTAGTGTTTATGCAAAACCATTAGTTAGTTTTAATCAATATCAAGATCAAAGTGCAACTTACAGACAAAAAACTAGTGGGTTTTGGTGGATGAACTTGATTGTTTATCTAGTTGGTAGTTTAGTTAGTGGTTTAGTTTCATTACTCTAG
- a CDS encoding ABC transporter permease: protein MFIVMSIVFFLVNATGNVPLSATSARDIAAVQAQLQEFGFNDPIIVRYFRYWAKLFSFQADALGIYYANPNQTIGEIVFARVPNTLYVVLISFLIGSLLGIFLGMVSGLNRGKFLDAAINVLVVLFVSIPSFVVGLGLLKLAGFLNLPPRFINFDDAFFSFDRFLLASIIPILSLVFYSSAAFTYRIRNEVVEVMNQDYIKTAKSKGLGMFAVARYHIFRNSIIPSIPLFVFGISGAFSGGFIIESLFGVQGVSRILIDSVQVNETNMVMFNILFIQGIPLLASVFIEFIYVLVDPRIRIANSSNVSLLTKLKFLSSRHQWLMKWNKINSDNAQNIVFNSPLHHQLLELNAIDYKTKTVQLTTEQKTALNISATANFILLGNKCLKLKTIHG from the coding sequence ATGTTTATCGTAATGTCTATAGTCTTCTTTTTAGTGAACGCTACTGGTAATGTTCCCTTGTCAGCCACTTCTGCAAGAGATATTGCTGCAGTGCAAGCACAACTACAAGAGTTTGGGTTTAATGACCCTATTATAGTTAGGTATTTTCGCTATTGAGCTAAGCTATTTTCCTTTCAAGCTGATGCTTTAGGAATTTATTATGCAAACCCTAACCAAACAATTGGTGAGATTGTGTTTGCAAGAGTACCAAATACCTTATATGTGGTTTTAATCTCTTTTTTAATTGGTTCATTGCTAGGGATCTTTTTAGGGATGGTTTCAGGATTGAATAGAGGGAAGTTTTTAGATGCAGCAATTAATGTGTTGGTAGTTTTATTTGTATCTATTCCTTCATTTGTAGTGGGATTAGGGTTACTTAAACTAGCAGGATTTTTAAATCTACCACCACGGTTTATTAACTTTGATGATGCTTTTTTTAGCTTTGATCGTTTCTTGCTTGCATCAATTATCCCGATCCTTTCATTGGTCTTCTATTCATCAGCTGCTTTTACATACAGGATTAGAAATGAGGTGGTGGAAGTGATGAATCAAGACTATATTAAAACTGCAAAAAGTAAGGGACTTGGGATGTTTGCTGTAGCTAGGTATCATATCTTTAGAAACTCGATTATTCCTTCTATTCCCTTGTTTGTATTTGGAATCTCAGGTGCTTTTTCAGGTGGATTTATTATTGAGTCTTTGTTTGGAGTACAAGGGGTATCTAGGATCTTAATTGATTCAGTGCAAGTTAATGAAACTAACATGGTAATGTTTAATATCTTGTTTATCCAAGGGATTCCCTTATTAGCAAGTGTCTTTATTGAATTTATCTATGTTTTAGTTGATCCTAGAATTAGGATTGCAAATAGTTCTAATGTTAGCTTATTAACTAAGTTAAAGTTCTTAAGTTCAAGACACCAATGGTTAATGAAGTGAAACAAGATTAACAGTGATAATGCCCAAAATATTGTGTTTAACTCGCCACTGCACCACCAGCTATTAGAACTCAATGCAATTGATTACAAAACAAAAACAGTTCAACTAACAACTGAACAAAAAACTGCTCTCAATATCAGTGCAACTGCTAACTTTATCTTACTTGGTAACAAGTGTTTAAAACTCAAAACAATCCATGGATAG
- a CDS encoding ABC transporter permease, producing the protein MDRNKSFDPNLFKRVDINLLKRNDQLIGKPTTNSIEIIKRLFQNKWAILFFLLIVVIVLLAIIVPLTSPFSAVTPVSTNALAQNLPPRYLWHKPGDILVHKITARSIAEISQASGVLVGTLPSANSNPLATNVQYDIAPFQLQELRNYFPLLGTNGLGIDIWTLLWASVAKSLWIAVVVAIIAMVFGTIYGAVAGSFVGHMADNIMSRIIEIIDIVPSILWIIVLGATFRFGGVKQFDDSVVIFTLIFVFWTWPATTTRIYILKNKDTEYIQAAKTLGAHQIRIIFVHMLPVVFGRLAVVFVSLIPAVIGYEASLVFLGLKPATDIGLGALLNQVTSSDNVALILSSIVSFAVLTVAARTFANALNDAIDPRVVKR; encoded by the coding sequence ATGGATAGAAATAAAAGTTTTGACCCTAACTTATTTAAAAGGGTTGATATCAACTTATTAAAGCGAAATGATCAGCTTATTGGTAAACCAACTACCAATTCAATAGAAATTATCAAGCGCTTGTTTCAAAACAAGTGGGCCATCTTATTTTTTCTTTTAATAGTTGTTATTGTGCTATTAGCAATTATTGTGCCTTTAACTTCCCCTTTTTCAGCAGTAACTCCTGTTTCAACCAATGCCTTAGCACAAAATCTACCACCACGGTACTTATGGCATAAACCAGGTGACATTTTAGTTCATAAGATTACAGCAAGATCAATTGCTGAAATCTCTCAAGCTAGTGGAGTTTTAGTAGGAACATTACCTAGTGCAAATAGTAATCCCTTAGCAACTAATGTCCAGTATGATATTGCTCCTTTTCAACTCCAAGAATTGCGTAATTATTTCCCTTTATTGGGGACTAATGGACTTGGGATTGATATTTGAACCTTGTTGTGAGCTTCTGTTGCCAAGTCATTGTGAATTGCAGTAGTAGTAGCAATTATAGCAATGGTGTTTGGAACCATTTATGGAGCGGTTGCTGGAAGCTTTGTTGGACATATGGCTGATAACATTATGAGTAGGATCATTGAGATTATTGATATAGTCCCTTCTATTCTTTGAATTATTGTCTTAGGAGCTACATTCCGCTTTGGTGGGGTTAAACAATTTGATGATAGTGTTGTAATCTTTACTTTAATCTTTGTGTTTTGAACATGACCTGCTACTACAACCAGAATTTACATTTTGAAAAACAAAGATACAGAGTACATCCAAGCAGCTAAGACCCTAGGGGCACACCAAATCAGAATTATCTTTGTTCATATGTTACCTGTTGTATTTGGGAGATTAGCTGTTGTGTTTGTTAGTTTAATCCCAGCAGTTATTGGTTATGAAGCTTCCTTAGTTTTCCTTGGGTTAAAACCAGCTACTGATATTGGCTTAGGGGCACTTTTAAACCAAGTAACTTCAAGTGATAATGTAGCTTTAATCTTAAGTTCGATTGTTAGCTTTGCAGTTTTAACAGTAGCAGCTAGAACATTTGCTAATGCTTTAAATGATGCAATTGACCCTAGGGTTGTAAAACGATAA